A stretch of DNA from Actinomycetota bacterium:
GTTCCAGGCCAAGACATTACCGGCCCAATCGACGATGGAGAATTCGATCGGCAGGGTCTCGAGGAGCGATGCAAGCATTTCATCTGGTATTTTCCCTATCACTTTGCCTCCTTTGGGGCTCTTTTGCAACGATTATACAGAAAACGAGATATATAAATCTACCGCTTAAAAATGGCGCTCTGATTTTATGTGCGAATAATCCCTGATATGTTGACATTTAGAACAAATAAGGTTATTCTTTCTCGGAAGTATCCATTTTTCTAGGAGGTTTTTTGATGGCTCAAGGCACTGTGAAGTGGTTCAATGGAGACAAGGGTTATGGTTTCATTGAGCAGGACGGCGGAACCGACATTTTTGTTCATTATTCTGCTATCCAAGGTGAGGGTTTCAAGATCGTCTACGAGGGTGACCGCGTCGAGTTTGACGTAGTAGACGGCAACAACGGCAAACCCCAAGCCGCAAACGTAGTTAAGATTTAACGAAATTTGCTAAATAAAGCCCGCCATAAAGGCGGGCTTTTTTTATTTCTCGTAAGATTCTTTAGGCCTTTCCGACCGAGCCGAACATCTCCATCTTCTCGATAGCCACGAGTTTCATGGCCTCTTTGGCCGGGGTGAAGATCTTTCTGGGATCGTAGACCTTCTCATCGGCAGCCAAGACCCCCCTCACTTTTCCGATAAAGGCGACTTGAAGGTCGGTTGCGATGTTGACCTTCCTTATCCCGATCTTAATGGCCTCCTTGACCGCTTCGGCCGGAATCCCCGAAGCACCGTGCAGAACCAGGGGCTGGGTGACAAGCGATTTTATCTCACGCAAGCGGTCGAAATCGAGCTTGGGCACCCCCTTGTAGAGACCGTGGGCGTTGCCGATGGAGACGGCCAAGCAATCGACCCCGGTTGCCTCGGCAAACCTTTCGGCCTCCTCGGGCAGGGTCATCAGAGCCTCCCGCTCGCTGACCGAGATGTTATCTTCGGTTCCCCCGATCCGGCCAAGCTCCCCTTCAACCGTTATCCCCTTGGGACG
This window harbors:
- a CDS encoding cold shock domain-containing protein; its protein translation is MAQGTVKWFNGDKGYGFIEQDGGTDIFVHYSAIQGEGFKIVYEGDRVEFDVVDGNNGKPQAANVVKI
- the fba gene encoding class II fructose-1,6-bisphosphate aldolase, producing MFVTMKEQLEAAEAGKYAVGMFNVMNIEMLQSLLEAAEVKKSPVIVGTSEGMAKYIGLENMAALVKLAANKSRAPISLHLDHGSDLDLLKAAIEAGYSSVMIDGSKHPFDENIKITKEVISFARPKGITVEGELGRIGGTEDNISVSEREALMTLPEEAERFAEATGVDCLAVSIGNAHGLYKGVPKLDFDRLREIKSLVTQPLVLHGASGIPAEAVKEAIKIGIRKVNIATDLQVAFIGKVRGVLAADEKVYDPRKIFTPAKEAMKLVAIEKMEMFGSVGKA